ATCTTGGTAAGAACCTGGGCCGATAGcgtttttcctttgtttaaATCCTCCCTACACGCTGAAGAAGCTAATATGTCTGCCGGCTTAGTATGCAATGCTTGCTGGCTATCTGCCATTCGATGATGACCCCGCCAATCCGGACGGTGATAATATCAACCTCCTCTATAAGTATATTGTCACGACGCCTCTCACGTTCCCCGAGTACGTGACTCCACATGCCCGTGATCTCTTGAGACGAATATTGGTTCCAGATCCGCGGAAACGAGCAGATTTGTTCGAGGTTGCACGGCATAGCTGGCTTAACGAGTACTCGCACATTGTGTCACACATAACTAGCAGTACAACCAAGGTTGCTGATATTGCTACTACGACTGTTTCTCATGGTACGACGCTCTCGGGACATGTACGCTGTTTACCTGCTAATTCGTTGCCTCGATCAGAACAACCCAAAGAGGCCCCATCCCTCGGGCGCAGCGCGTCGGTTAGAGAGCCTCCCAAAACCTACCAAAGCACAGTCCCCTCTCTGGGTGGTCTTGTTCACCATGCTGGCAATATCTCACAGGAACAACCTGCCGAAAGCTCTAAGACTCCCCGGGACACGAAACGGAGAACCGTCCAGGTCGAATATGTTGCTCCTTCGTCTCAGACTACGAGAGGGGAGGGCATGGGATCAGCCACGGCGGGCCCATCGAGTGCTGCTGAAACTGCTGAACATGTGCCCACTGGAGCAAGGTCAAATAGCCGAGATGCTGAGACTGTCTCACCTACCAGTGGCGTACCGCAAGACGCGCCTATGGCGCCAAGCGCACAGGCTGGAGACTCAAAGGCACAGCGCCCGCAATCTGGGCATTTGCCTCGCTCAACTTCGGACTCGACAGCACTTACGGGAGCGGGGACAATGCCCCAACCACATTCCATGCGGCCTACCACTGGTGCATCCATGTCTTCATTCAATACCGGTCGTTTGCCATCGCGAGGATCCTACGGACAGCCCGTAGCTCCCACTGTAGCGGCAACCAATGCGCATGGTCGGCTGGCACAACCGAAGAGCAAGCAATATGTCATCTCGAACCCCATCCCTCAGGATCCTTCCCAACCGGCTGCGGCGTCGATTGGTCGTCCGAGCACCCAGGCTCTTCCTGCAAAGTTCAATACAACCCCCCGACAAGAACCCCCGAAAGGCCACAAGAGATCAAATACTGTCTCAGGGATTGGCGAGAAATTGTTCGGGCGGTCTGGGTCCATTTTTGGAGGACGTGGTGGGCAGGCAAATGCTCGTCAAAAAAGCGGCAAACGTTATCCTCCTACAAGTATGAAAGATCCGTATGGTGGTGATATGCCCCGGATGTCTATGGATTCACGGCGGTCCATGCAATATGGATCAAACCGGAAGACGAGCGAAACAGGTGGTGAGAGTCGGCCTCGTAGATTCTCCCTCTTGCCGGCATCATTCTCTCTCAAGGGTCTTTCTTCGAGCAGATCTCAGACCCCCGATGAAGAGTCACAAGTCGATCGCTCCACGGATAATCGGGCTCAGCAAAAACCATCAACCGGGGAACTACGACCCCGCGCACGTGCGACCAGCCACGGAACACAAGATGCAATAGGAGTCATGCCAGAAGGGGCACCGGCAGATGAGGTCTTCGTCCAAGATGAGCCCATCAACTACCAGGCCCGTATTGATGAGCAGTTTGCGGTGTTGCATGGAACCCAATCTGCGACGTATCAACCAACGTCCTACTCGGCTGAGCAGGTGTACCAGAACGACAACGATCACTATTACCGGAACCAATACGCCAACCACTCGACACCAAATTACTACGAAGAATACAATGGCCCATATGACAGCGCGCCTCGGCAATCTACGTCAGTTTCCCGACCTACAAGAGGGGCCAGTGTCCTACAGAAAAATCATCGGAAATTTGCCGATGCCTATGAGTACGAGCGCGATTCATCACACCATTCCGGCAGCTCTGGTGCGGCCAGAAAAGTGATGGATTTCTTCCGTCGACGAGCGAAGTCGAGGGCTGCCGATGACAGGTAGATTAAGAGCAtctttgtttatttctttatttctcTTCGACCAACCCCATAGGTTAACATGTCGACATCTTGGTGTTCCCATGCAACACCAATCAAGACAAACAGGCTATTCTTGTTGTTGGCTTCACCCCTGTATTACGGGACTCGAATTTTGTGAAGGGGTCCAACAACTTTTGACACATCCCACCACACGTTGCCCAGACGCCGTGTCGTCCACACAGGACTTTAGAGCTTCCACACGCATCTCGATTGAACATCTCACTTGGAAGGAGGATTCGAGTCGACCAGGCTCTTAGATTCCCAACAATACAGAGAGGCTATTTGGATACCCCATGATACCCAGCAGCTTTCGTCCCCTTCTGTTGCAGCTATCGGTTTGTCCTCTCTTGTACCAGCAACCTTTGTTCCCGCATACATATCCATGTCTAgccttttattttatttattttatttttcctttgtcagaataaattttttagttCCTTTGTTCAaattttgtttctttccctgTTATTATAGCCCTGACTGTAAATTGATCCcgtccatttttctttttattttgagcagctttttttgcttcttgtcTTCACTGTTACCAAGTCACGGTCCTCCTGAGAGAGGGGTTTTTGATATGACACGGCGGACATCTTAGCTGAGCAGGACTATTTGAGGGTAATTTAATATGTTTACTATCCATTGGAGACCTCTCGCGTGCGACTCATGGTCGTCTTCCCCATATCCCCCCTTTAGATATACCGATTTTTGTTTGATAGCGGTGACTACTTTCATGGTTGAGCATATGCATGGAGCCGGGGCTTATGCTGATCTGCTTCTGTACTATGGCAAATCCCCGCATGTTTACTTTTAGTGCAATAACATCTTGATTGGAAGATTTCGTAACTCTATCTGAAAGTCCTACACTGCCTAACACCGTCTCGGAGATCTATGAATAGATCCTCGAGTAATAACTCTCCCGTTAACTGTTTTCGCAACGGCATCTATAGTGAACACTAAGCGCCGAGGCGAACGGGGCGGAGCATGTCTTTGGCCCCATACAAACGAATGGAAGTAAGTCACAAGAACAACGGGAAACAACATGTACAACCAATATTGGACCCAATTTTGGGGCATAACAATCTTTCACAATGGATACCACATGACTTCTTTCAGGCTCATTTGTAATTCCATTGTTGGACGAGGCCGTTGGGGAAAGATGTCAGCCAAGAATCTCGGCGAAGAGGATCTCCAGATTGACAGGGATCTTGAGTTTTCGGGCCATTTGCTgatatttatagatctaaGCGTTGGTTGTTGGCTTTGGGTTGTACTTTGTGTATTATCTCTCTATTATATAGTGTAAGTTAGGCTCATTTTATATGCTGTTTGTGTAAGAGTAAGTTATATTTGAGGTAGTGACATGGGGTTGTGGTCATTAGTATATTTTTGGTAGAGGCGGAGAGATATTAGGTAGGCAGGTTGGTCGATCTATGGGGCTCTTCTTGTGATCCTGAGTCTTCTACCCATTATCTATCAGATTGATTTTATTAGCAAAGAACAACATGTCCGTGCTTTGATCTAATTAACAGGGTGGGGTCCTTGTTCAGTGAGGCTCAGCATGGTTTGATGACTAGGTGGGGAGGTGCAGTGTCCATCTGAGGAGCTTATCGAGCCATCGAGAATATGGGGATGTACTATAGCTTTCAGTCGAAGTGATATAAGCtcaccaaaaaaaagaaacatagTCCACTGTCAAAAAGCTTCATCGGCATAGTTATGGGCCACACTCAGATTAGGTGATATCGGAGGGCAGTATATGCGATTCAACTAAGAGTGTTAAAATCGCCGGGTATATATCGTTGAACGTTGGCACCTAGGTGTGCGAACATCCAACATCTTACTAACATATTCATTTATGGTCCCACACTACTAGTACTCAGTGGTCAGCTACTGGTGCATGCTACCttcagaagaaaaaacagaTATTTCCTCttgctatatataaactGTCAAGATGAGCAGGGAATACCTTTGAGGGTTATACTAAACCAACAGTTGGGGCGGATAACAAGCTACTGGACCTAAGCTCCAAAGCAGATATCGATATCTTATTCAATATAGCTTTCCGACAGTCGTTCCATAGCCACTTGCTTATGGCCTAGATAAGTGTTTCAGAACGACCCTTGTACTTCTCATTATAGTCCAGTCCCCGCCAACCCGGGCATAGAAAGATCACCTTGGGTGGGCGGAGCTGTAAGATGTATTAGTTTTCCTAAGCACCAAGTCTATAGTGAGTGTTTCCTAGCTGATTTAATAACTACTGGTATGAAGTAGTTACGGGGGAAGGTAAATGAGATATTGCTGTATATAATTGACTTTTATGAAGCTGTTCAGAGTCTAATTCGAAACAACCCTCGAGCATCGGTACCCCAAATCTTACTAATCTTCCAATGTCTTAGCTCAAGGAGAAAAACATAGTAAGTACTGGTAAGTAAAaacaaataaacaaaaaagaaaaacaaactaTGATGTTATCCTGCAGTATATACAATTCTCCGTACAACTCAGCCCCAATCCCATGACCTCTCCACCCATCTTGGCAAACATGCAAGTACGAACCCTAAGTATGATACATCTGATCTGCGTTAAGCGATGAGCACAGCATGCCCACAGACGTACGTATGCACACAGTAGAAAATAATGTGCCACCCAGCTTATGCAATAAGGGTGTACACATAACAGCCAAGAAAGTAAAGATAACGAATAAAGCATTCTTGCATAGTTATTTGGAGGGAGGTTGGGTTACACCGACAACCCTCCAGGTCTGGAAGGTTGTCGATCCCACACTCCACCTCCAGGTTGGCTTCGGCTTATCAGTGATAATGACGATGATGCAATTTCCGGTTTGATTGTTTGattgtttgatttttttttttttttctctctttcctttctttctgttcttttcccaTAAAGGATACGAGTGTGGGTGTTTTAACTTGGCGGGGTAAGTGTTTCCGCGGGAAAGGCGACAATCTAGAATTTTAGGTTATCGCAATAACCTACCGATATTATCAATAGGTGGTGCGTGTCTCCTGGAAGTCGAGGATCTGATGATCGGGACGGATTGATTGGTAGATTCAGTAAGCTACAGTAAGCTTGAGATAGCGTTGGTGATTTTTCCCACTTCGAGTTACTCCACGGCGGGCTTTTGCCTACTTGGGGTTACGGAGAACGAGGACCCTGGGGGAGAGCTtcgtcctttttttttttttttactcttcaCATTTTATGAAGTATACGTGATACAAACAAGGGATCTTGGCAGGTTAATAGACGAAGTCGATCTTGAATCTATCATTGCTTGGCTGTGGAACAACACAGGACAGCCTATTGAATTTGAATTTCACTGCACAGGGCTTGGCAAGTATCAACATCTCCTTGGCAAACATTCACTTCATTCTTCACTTTCAACCCCCTTTTTCCCTGGCAGTGTGGTATCATTGATGTGGTGAAGAGGTAAACACCGAAACAGAAAAATCATTCAAAGAGATAAGGAACCATCTCGTAAAGAAACTGATGTTTGAAAACAATAAAGAAATGAAACCGCTAGTGCTCCTTCCCTTCGTCCGGTGCAGGGTGAATTTGGGCTGAGGCGCTTGCAGATGTATCGTGTCCAGCGCGATTGGTGAAGTGGGATGGCGTGCGCAAGCTTATGTGGCGTCAGAATTTAGTTTCTGTCTTGCTCGTGTCCCAGGTAGAGGAAGCCACCGGGGAGAGGGGAGAAGGCACCCCTCAGCTGCGATCCGGCAGAGGCTGTGGAAGACTGGCTGCTGGAGCGTTCACGGACTTGAGTTGGCTCCTTGCTCTCAGCCTGGTCATTCATGGGACCAGAGTGGATGGGAGAGAGAACGAGGAACTTGTGGGTAGGAGTGTAGGTGTacatcttgaagaaggtagATCGGTATCTGGTTTGTCTTTTGAGAAGAGATAAAGTGGAAGTGTAGATGGCTTTGAAGTCTTTGAAATACTGAAAGAGCTTTGAACTGatagagaagaggaagaggattgAGATTGATCTGAAGAGATTTCTCGGTTGGACGCGGCTACCTATTTATACATGAGAGGGAAACAGCCAAGATACTCAAAAGGGAAGAGGGGTCGACAAGGTTCATGGATGATACCGGGAGGGACGTCGATCTGTGTCCATCCCACCTGCAGAGATAGTGGAGAGTCCCAGATTAGAGAGGTTGAACATCCCAATCTGCTTCCCCGAGGTGGACCGGGACACGCTGTAATTCACATGTTTCGAACATTCTTTCATGTCTCGGCGGGGCAGAGAACGTCATTGTTGGAAGATCCCCCCTTCCCTCAAGACTCTTGGCTCAGGTAAGACCCGGTGAGTTGTCGCCAATATGTGCATAGCTCCCTCAAGTATCCGGGGGAATCCCCAGTGGCCTGCCAAGCCGAAGCTGGCCGTTCGTTGCGCAAGCTGAGGTGTTGTCCCTTGTACAAGCATCTGGGCCGATACGACCCGAAAAATCAGCCTCGGGTGATCAGCAACCAGGAAgcgaagccaagaaacgTGCCGGAACTATTGGATTGCTATCGGTGATCGATAGGCCGAGGGGTCACTCCGCATACCCAGAAGGGGTCGACGGTGTATAGAATGCTTCTTTGGGGTTTGCCTCCCACATTCCTTATCAAGCGACTATTCAGAGCACATGACCCAACCAATGAGTCTCGCCCGCTTGGCAGCATGCTTGTATTGACACTTTTCCCTGACGCTTTCTAGAAGACATGCGAACGGTAAGGGATAAGTTAGATTACCTAAGCAAGGGGTAGTTTCAGCCAAATTTGGGGAAATCCAAGCTGGGGGGTGTTTGTTATGTTTTGTTGGCTGACTAAATCAAAATGATGTCAGTGggtatacggagtaattCAGTACAGTACgtgtagtactccgtagatgGTTCGATCTGAGTCCCTAGTAGGAGCTAGGTAGTTTGCGATGTGCTGCAAGACCTGGGATATTCCGGGAGTAGACCGTGACAACATTCGCCAAACGCCCGTTGAATCTGCAAGAATAAAAACCACTTTTGAAAGAATCTTTGAGCAAAAACTGGAAGGAAAGTAACTGCcataaaacaaaaaaagaaaaataaaagaagtgTAAGAGTCAAGCTGAACAAGCGGCTCTCAAAACGCAGCGCAACACCATCACGTGCTCCGAGCCTCCAGTTGCCGCAAGATAAACCCCAAACACTCGGAGCCAAAGAACTTCTTAATATCCACTATGTTCTGGCGCAAAAGCCAACGGCGGCTAAATTGAGGCCGTGCCTCACCGTTTGAGGTGCTGATTGTCGCAGATTTAGCGCCCCCTGTCTCCGCGCCGTATCGCTCGACCGTCCACTATGTGGCGCGGATGCTCAGCGGCTGAGAGGGCCAAATGTGACTGCCGTTGACTATAGGATGTTCATCTTCTCCCTAATGGATGGCGCCGCATTGCGGTACAATAGTTCTGAGTTCGACTGTCAATCAATTAGAGTTGACCCCGAGCTTTCCAGCTTAGGTGGTTATGAAGAACACGAGAAATCGATAGGCGGAGATTTGCTGTCTTGCACTGCCGAACGCTAGACTAGCCGGCAGTGGAAACCCTGTGCCATTATCACACCAACATGACCATAAAAATGGGGCCGCCATAAGGCAGGAACCGCATAGTCTCACTTCATCCGGGTTCCGAGAGCGTTGTGCTATCGTGCGATCCCCCTCAGGCCTCCGATGGTGGGAAAGACCTCACTCATGTCTGGCAGATATCACCAACTGCGTTTAGCTCCTCTGCCGCAGGTATTGGTCAGCCCAAGGCACCAAGGCCAGCGTTCCTGTGATGGCTGTGCAGTTCTTGCAGATTATTCCCTCTAGTCTGCGAGCCTTGGCCCCGGTTTTCTCCAATATGCCTTAGAGGAGCCCTATAGGTGCGCGTCGTTTGTTGACGTCGTGACAGGTATCTGACCAGGAATTGCGGCACCCCTGACTGGAGCAGGTGGCCCATGTATCATGAATTACCGCGGCGTCCCTCGAGATAGTGCCAGGCACACAGCTCGCAGGGTGGGAGACATGACTGGCGATGACTACCGATTTTGATATCGGGGCCGGTCAGATTGTGCCGTTGGGAGATATCCTTACCCCTCCCTCCACCAACTGGGGCCTTGAGGCACACATGATAAATGAATTACTGTGATAAGCCTAGTGATAAATCTAGGTAGACTACTGCGTGACATTCGTCAGATGCCCATTAAGGAACAGTATCTGGTTGCGGCATGACCCTAAACTGTGTGAGAACTGTTGGCTGGCTGCGACAACTGATTTGATAGAGCAATTGTTGGCTTTTTCATTTGCGTATGTGACCGGTTCTTCCCTGCCTGGTGCATGGACCTTGTTCTGAAGGTGATGTCAAGGTTTCTCATGATGCATCTGCGGAAGTCTAATGAAGCTCCCGACAGGGCTACAACTGAAGTTTCGCTGACATCCTGACCACCACAGCTATCGATCACTCTAGAAAGAACAATCTTACGCCAACCCTAGGTGGACACCATCTTCATAGACCGTCCGCAT
This Aspergillus flavus chromosome 1, complete sequence DNA region includes the following protein-coding sequences:
- a CDS encoding putative serine/threonine protein kinase, with the protein product MNSALSYQQLYSVLAPTGFSAMNDLQSQSLPHTAHASPALTSAAPAPAQNNHRSTVYPDLLGAPPVPPPRTSSTQRSHGSSERAPGSRHGKSKGDERSTDHRERRREDSRSRRPAPRTSEDQSGGTGEVNSRSPAASSSAPMRSGNPAEAFPGQGTLVKESSTLINQVLVSDPSVDIEREQVRQAGTSVSPSTDGTPTPGLGLVGSDGVDDGGRGGLRSRHDYNENSIKRKETTFGQYILGQTLGEGEFGKVKLGWKRDGSIQVAIKLIRRESLGSNPSRLPKIYREISILRDLSHPNIVRLHEMVETDKHIGIIMEYASGGELFDHILNNRYLKDNSARRLFAQLVSGVGYLHKKGIVHRDLKLENLLLDRNRNIIITDFGFANTFDPLDELGEEIEYNLTNKEFVKRMRLDKPNAKGLRRGDLMQTSCGSPCYAAPELVVSDSLYTGRKVDVWSCGVILYAMLAGYLPFDDDPANPDGDNINLLYKYIVTTPLTFPEYVTPHARDLLRRILVPDPRKRADLFEVARHSWLNEYSHIVSHITSSTTKVADIATTTVSHGTTLSGHVRCLPANSLPRSEQPKEAPSLGRSASVREPPKTYQSTVPSLGGLVHHAGNISQEQPAESSKTPRDTKRRTVQVEYVAPSSQTTRGEGMGSATAGPSSAAETAEHVPTGARSNSRDAETVSPTSGVPQDAPMAPSAQAGDSKAQRPQSGHLPRSTSDSTALTGAGTMPQPHSMRPTTGASMSSFNTGRLPSRGSYGQPVAPTVAATNAHGRLAQPKSKQYVISNPIPQDPSQPAAASIGRPSTQALPAKFNTTPRQEPPKGHKRSNTVSGIGEKLFGRSGSIFGGRGGQANARQKSGKRYPPTSMKDPYGGDMPRMSMDSRRSMQYGSNRKTSETGGESRPRRFSLLPASFSLKGLSSSRSQTPDEESQVDRSTDNRAQQKPSTGELRPRARATSHGTQDAIGVMPEGAPADEVFVQDEPINYQARIDEQFAVLHGTQSATYQPTSYSAEQVYQNDNDHYYRNQYANHSTPNYYEEYNGPYDSAPRQSTSVSRPTRGASVLQKNHRKFADAYEYERDSSHHSGSSGAARKVMDFFRRRAKSRAADDR